The Xenopus tropicalis strain Nigerian chromosome 7, UCB_Xtro_10.0, whole genome shotgun sequence genome includes a region encoding these proteins:
- the agmat gene encoding agmatinase, mitochondrial: MAGLTSTVSRVGSLLSAQLCPPRAVSLGAHFPPYKQEQRSRWAPLRSYHSSPRSPPPLLGNNLLKLQAPPSRRASGKFNVPPSAEYVARPAGVCTMMRLPYQETAQGLDAAFIGVPLDTGTSNRPGARFGPRHIRGESSMVRRYNISTRAAPFESLMVADIGDVNVNLYDLKDSCRRIRETYQKIMAAGCIPLTLGGDHTITYPILQAVAEKHGPVGLVHVDAHTDTGDTALGEKIYHGTPFRRCVDEGLLDCKRVVQIGIRGSSYSADPYGFCREQGFRVVLAEDCWFRSLVPLMAEVRSQMGAGPVYISFDIDGLDPSFAPGTGTPEIAGLTTSQGLEIIRGCRGLNVVGCDLVEVAPVYDQSGNTALTGANLLFEMLCVLPRVKVY, from the exons ATGGCCGGACTCACTAGCACCGTCAGCAGGGTGGGCTCCCTCCTCTCGGCACAGTTGTGCCCCCCCAGGGCTGTATCTCTTGGGGCCCATTTTCCCCCATACAAGCAGGAGCAGCGTTCCAGATGGGCCCCCCTGAGATCCTatcactcctcccccaggagccCCCCACCTCTTCTTGGGAATAACCTGCTGAAACTCCAGGCCCCCCCCAGCCGCAGGGCATCGGGCAAGTTTAATGTGCCCCCCAGCGCAGAGTATGTGGCCCGGCCAGCGGGGGTCTGCACCATGATGAGACTGCCCTACCAGGAGACTGCACAGGGATTGGACGCCGCCTTTATTGGGGTCCCCCTGGATACCGGCACCTCCAACCGCCCGGGAGCGAG GTTTGGGCCGCGCCACATCAGGGGGGAATCCAGTATGGTGAGAAGGTATAACATCTCCACCAGGGCGGCTCCCTTTGAGTCTCTCATGGTGGCCGACATCGGGGACGTCAATGTGAATCTATATGACCTGAAGGACAGCTGCCGGAGAATCCGCGAGACCTACCAGAAAATCATGGCGGCCGGTTGCATCCCTTTAACCCTGG GGGGGGATCACACCATCACGTATCCCATTCTGCAGGCCGTGGCTGAAAA ACACGGGCCGGTGGGATTGGTACACGTGGACGCTCACACCGACACCGGAGACACGGCCCTGGGGGAGAAGATCTACCATGGGACCCCATTCAGGCGCTGCGTCGACGAGGGGCTCCTGGACTGTAAGAGGGTGGTACAGATTGGGATCCGGGGCTCCTCCTACAGCGCCGACCCCTATGGTTTCTGCAGAGAACAG GGGTTCCGGGTGGTTCTGGCAGAAGACTGCTGGTTCCGATCTCTGGTTCCGCTGATGGCAGAAGTGAGGAGCCAAATGGGGGCGGGGCCTGTGTACATCAGTTTTGACATCGACGGACTGGACCCGTCCTTCGCCCCTGGAACGGGCACCCCAGAAATAGCGGGGCTCACCACAAGCCAG ggtctgGAGATAATCCGCGGCTGCCGGGGGCTCAATGTCGTAGGCTGCGACCTGGTGGAAGTGGCGCCCGTCTATGACCAATCTG GTAACACTGCGCTGACCGGGGCCAACCTGCTCTTTGAGATGCTCTGTGTCCTCCCCAGGGTGAAGGTCTACTGA